Part of the uncultured Anaeromusa sp. genome is shown below.
ACAATTATCGGCAAGTCCAGCTTGCGGCTGATCAAGTCTGTCAGCGCTGAAAGTAGTTGCCCGGCTGCCAGAGTGCCCTCACCCAACGACACCCGCGTAAAATGGATAGCCACGCCGGTTTGCGCTTTTGTTTCTAGCGCCAGCCCCGCTGCCGTCAGCGTCATACCACCGTATTGACTCATGCTATTGTCTCCTTCCAATTGTTATTGTTCCGGCCCTACCTACCGCCACGCCGCGGAATAAATTCACCGGCGCACTCGTAGGCAAGGACAGATTGACATGCAAAAACCCGCCTAATTGGCGGGCAAAACCGATATTCCGTTGCAAATTGGCTCCCGTAGGCATCGGCAAACCCACTGTTTTTTTACCGCCTATGCCGGATAAAAATCCGAAATATAGACTCTTGCCGCCACTCCCATCACCGACTGTGATGTCACGCTTGATCTCAATGCCGTCTAGCCACGACCGAGTATTTTTGACGGTGTTTATGGCCTTGACTAAATTTTGATAGGCAGCATCATCAGGCAGGGAGTCTATCGTCATGACCTTAAACCGATATGGAGAGCCATTGTACTCGAACCACTCCTTAACCTCTGAGTGCGCAAACGCTGCACTCAAAACCTGTTCCACCGCCCACGGCGTGCCTTTCTTCCTGTGCCAGGCAATGGACTGCTTTACCAACGCCCGCTTCTTTTCGATGCTGAACCCAACCGGCTCATAAAAATCAACATGTAACTGCCAAGCAAGTAAGTCTAGTACCGGCTCTGAAAGCTCATCGATTCGCGCCAGCAAAAATGTCTCTTGGATCAAGCTCGTTACTTTGGCTAGCTCTCCATCAAGCGCCGCTGCCGCCGCCTGTACCTGCGGATCTCCCCGAATACTAGGAGGCAGTAAATCGACTAAGCGAATACTTTGGATATCAGCCATCTTCAAGCCCTCCAAACGTCAGCGCAACGCTTCTCGCGACCGCTACTTGCTGACGCTCTACCACTGCAAACGCTGGCGATGATATTACTACTCGGTGAGCACCGGCGGCCCGAACTCGATACATCAACTCAGTAGGATTAATATCGCGCCCTATTTTTGACTTTTGCCACGTGACGTAATCGGCCACCGCCGCGCTTACCGCCGTTTGAATTGCCAAACTGGTTGTCGCATTCGCCCTTGCAATGTAGTAGGTAGCGCTCAGATCATATGGAACAATTTCCGGCGCTAAAACAGCCACATGGTCCGTCAATGGCCTGATTTTTCTATCATTGCAAGCAGCATGAACCGCCTCCAATATCTCTGCTCCTGGAATCTCGCCTCCGGCTAAAAGCGGCCGGATTTCAACCTCCCCGGGAGCGGGAGAATATACCGCTACGTCTGTAATTAGCTGATGGGCTGTTTTTGCCCAGAATTCATATGCCCCATCAGGACCTGCTGTGCTAAATGACTCGGGGGATTGATGGATACGTTCCCGCAGGCTGTCGTCAGACTCTATGTCCGCGCCACCTGCGCTCGTCGTTATATTGCTTACCGACTGCACCCACGGCAGCGGATCCACGAACTTATTCACTTGCCCTGCAACATAGCCATTACCACTGGCTCCTACCGTCAAACAGGCAGCCGGGGCATCCGCCGTAACGCCACCAATCGGAATCTCCACCGCGCTGGTTGTCGCAAAAACCACATTGTTTTCCGTTGTTGCTCGGGTTCCTGCAGGTATAGTTACAACCTGCGGTTGCAGTACAGAAAGAATAAAGCGCAGCGTCGTCTTCGCAGCGGAAGCATCAAGCCTCGGAACTCCCGTCAATGCCCCGATGTGATCCAAAAAATCACCTTCGGAATAAGCCAGCAAATTCTGCTTTGCTGAGTAGTCAATCAGCACTCGCTGCTGCACAATAATTGCAGCAACCGACTGTAAAAATAATCTGACCGGATCACCCTGTGCGAGTGTCCGGCCAGTAATCGCTTCGTATGTGGTTATAACAGCAGACTCAATGGAATCTACCGCCGTTTCGCAAAACTGGATTTCAGGCAATCCCGCCAGCATCGCATCACTTCCCTGTTACGTATTCCTTTAATGACAAATCCACCGCCGCATGTAAGAGATTCCCTTTATTGTCGATATGCTTCCATGACTCAGCCATAGACTCAATAACGAAGTCGCCGAGCACCTTGCCCCCAATAACCAACGACTGATACTCTCCTTTTTGCATCGTTTCTTTTAGCTGTTCAATCTCTTTAAGCGGAGACGTACCCAGCAGCGCAGAAAAAACAACTTGAAACGATATTTCCGCCAACCCCGGCGCGATGAATTCAAGCTTTGGCTTTAATCCCAAAATAGCATGCTCTTCAAATTTAGCCGCCGTTTTTCTCTTAAATTCGTCAATCGTCCGCACTTTTGAATCCGATACTTCAAAGGTAAGCTCTCCAAAGGTGCCAATGCTCATATGCTACTCCTTAAGCCGAATGCGAACCGTCGGCTTTACTATGCCTTCTTTCGCATCTCCATCGTACGTAACAGCGGTTACCTGCGCCCTTGGTTCATATTTTTGCACCGCCGCCACGATTTTCGCAGTTAGTTTCGCCTGCAGGACGGGGATCGGCAAATCCACAAGTTCTGGATCCACGCCAAACATGCGGTCAAGTGGTACGGAGTAGATCGGCGTCGTCACAATGGTTCGCACGTTTTGAATAATCTCTTCAATCTCCGTTGCGGGAGCAAAGTTTACTGCGCCGATTTCCGTAATCGAACTAATTGTAATTTCCATCGCTGCTCCTTCCTTAGCCTGGCGGTCCTGTAACGCTGCCTATGCTTTCCGGATGAGTATGTTTTTTTAGGCTAACGCCATCGGCGATAACATCTCCGACCACATGCACATCTCCAGCCGCTTGAATGTTTATTTTTTTGGTTGCGCGGTCATACTCAATCTGGCTGCCATCTTCAAATTTCTTTAGCCATTTCTTCCGGTCCGCAATTGGCGGCGGATTGGCCTCCGTATAAAACGAGCCGACAACAAAGCCCTGCTGTTGCCCGTTTGGTAAAAAAACACACAGCACATCGGTTTTTTCTTTGGGTAAAGCATAGTCTTGAGGATCGCAGGTACTTGGCACTAAAACCGGCAAATCGTACGACACCATGTTCCCCCGATCGTTCCACTCCACTCGCACACGGTGCGTAGCTTCATCTACCGACACAACCGTGCCGATACGAACGATTTCCTCTATCCCTGGCGGCATTAGTATCCCTCCAGACATTTTCGAATTTCAATTTCTACTTTATGGCCGCCATTAGACACGGTATGTTTTGCCTTGGTGATTGAGTATTTTCCGTCATGGACTTTCCATCCCTCAACCATCACATTGACGGCGCCAACTAAGCGTACATCGCCAGGCCCCAGGCTAAGGCTTGCTGTATCCTCGTCTTTATTTTTCTGGCGCAGTCTCTTTTTCGCTACCTTCTCCGCTTCGCCGTCGCTGGAAACTCGTTCATTAAGCACCAGTTCTGGGCCGTCGCTGTCATCTTCCGCCGTATCTTTATAATTTGTCGGCCTCCACATCACGCATCACCTACTTGTAATTGGTCAAACGCTCTGAGCCGTCTGGCTTCTCAAACCGGCCCTTATGGGTTTTACCGGTTTTGGCGTCATGATACTCAACCGTTGCCGCCTTATATGTCGATAAATTTTTGGTAGCAAATTTGTAGGCGGTAATATTACTGGCCCCTTTTTTCAATGTCAAAACCGCTTCCTTGGCCTCGTACTTTTCCTGCTCATAAATCACAACCTGCTCTCCGGTTACTTTTAGACTGTGTCCAGAACGCTGGCAAAGCGACTGCAAGAAAGCAAGATCCCCTTGATTCACCTGATCGACCCGGTCAAAAACAGGATCGTCGTCGCTATCAAAATAGAGGCTTAACTTTGCTCTCTCGGCAATATCTCCGGCTATCTGCGACAGCGCAACATTCTCCCAAGGGCGATTCTGCTTGTCATGCCGGATGCCGGAAGAAAAAGGCACCGAAACCGCCTTGATTTTAACCTCGTTCGGCGGCCCGGTGCTTTCCACTTCATCAATTTCAAAAGTCCCGCAGGGGAGCCTCGCCTCGTTACCGTCCTCGTAAACTACGATTTCAGCCGAAATAGTAGCCCCCTTCTGCGGATACCAGTCTCCACACCAAAGCAGTTCTCGGTCCTCCAGGGTAATTTGAATTTCATCCGACTTATCTTCAGCGTTGTCGGTGTACTCAAACTGCTTCAAGTACAGCGCAATATCCTTGGTTATGTCCTTATTCTCATAAACAATTTCTACGCGCGTATGCCTTGCTATGCCCATGTCATCACCGCTTCCACGGCGGTAACGTAGTCGTTGCCGTAGCTGGGATGTCCGGAATCGTCAACTGCACTCCTGCTGAAAAGATAACGGTTGAGTTATGCCGCGGATTAGCTGCAATTAGCAAGTTCATGTTCTTCTCGCTGCCAGTTTGCCGCAAAGCGATAATATCCCAGGTATCTCCTTGAATTGTCGAATACAGCTTAGTCATCAGCAAAACTCAACCTCCTTTCATCATGCAAGAAATCAAGGAAAGAACGATTCGCTTTTTCTACTTCGCTTTCAACCTGCCCTGGCTCCGGCGTACCGTAAATGGTTATCGCCGGGGAAAACGTCGCTACAATCGTACCGCCGCCTCCTCCCGGACGAATGCCTAGCATCTCACCAGCTTGCGCCCACAAGGAAAGCGCTCTCGGACTTCCATCAAGCGGGATGGCCGCTTCCGCTCCTTCTTCTGCGAAGGTTGTTAAAAAAGAGCCCCTGCCGTAAATACCGCCGTTGGCGTTAGCAGCTACGCTAATATCACTTCCTGCGTTTCTACCAGCATCAAAGCTCGCCGCAGTACTGTCGGCAAGGTTCGAAACAAAGGTTCCTGCTCTGCCGATCGCGCTTGTAATAGCATCTGGGATGCGACTAAACCAATTAACAACCGAGTTGTAAACTTCGGAACCCCACAGCTCAATGTTTTGCAGAAAATTACTCAGCGCCGCAGCCGTATTTTCCGGCAGGGTTGAAATGAATTGTGTAGCACTATCTACGCCTTCCCCGATCCAAGTACCAAGAGCATCCGCTGTTTCGTAAGCATATAACGTAGCCCGCTCCGGCATTGTTTCTAGGTACCCAACCATATAACCGAGCGCATAGGCCACATCATCCGGCAGGGTTGCAAAAAAACCACCAACCGCATCACAGGCTTCTCCAGCCCCTTCTTGCAAGTCGCCCCAAAGCTCACTGCCTTTTGCCGAAATCCAATCCCAATTACTGTATAGCAAATACCCCGCTGCCACTAACGCCATAATGCCGCCAATAATCCACACCACTGGGCAGCCGTAAAGAGATGCGTTAAAAAGCCACTGCGCCGCCGTTTGCAGGCCCTGGGTATGCGCCATAATGCGAGCTACCAAAGCTGCGCGCTCAGTGGAATTCGTCAAAATCACCATCGCTGCGTTAGCCGCTGTAATAGGTGCCATGAGTAAGCTAAAGCCATACCCTAAAGTAAATGTGGCAATTCTGAGTCCAATCACCGCAGCCGTTCCCACGACTATGGTATTAGTAAGGCCTGGATACTTTTGATTTAAATTATCTACCCATTCGGCAACTGTAATCATCTTCAATGCAAGATCATTTATGTGCGGCAACAGTATGTTCCCCGCCGTCATGCCCACGATCGCCATGTTGTTGGCCAAAAGCTGCAGCTGGTTGGATGTTGTACTGGCTCTAGATTCAAACTCGCGCTGCATACTGCTCGCGAATTTGGTCGTATCACCAATGATTTGAAAGTTACTGCTGACGATATCCAGGTTTTGCAGCAAAATACCGATGCCCGCTTTTCCTTCTTCACCAAAGATTTCCGAGATATAGGACATCTGATCCGCTGCTGGCAATTGCTTAATCGCTCCTAAGAAATCAAGCACTGCCCCCTTGGCATCTTCTTGCATCCTTACAGCCAAATTTTCAGCATCAAAGCCTAGCGCTTCCATCATTCCGCGCTGCGTCTTTGTCGCCGAAAAGCCAGCCGTCATAACTGTAAACAGTTTCTTCAAGGAGGTTGCAGCAACTTCTTCCTCCAGGCCCGGCATTGCCGACCCCAGGGCTGCCACTTCACCGGCTGCTAAACCGGATAACCCGCCCAAAGCGCCTACCCTTGTCACAATAGCGCTAATGCCGTTTGCCGTGGTGGGGGAAATATCACTGAGATAATTAATTTGGTTCGCCAGGCTTCGCACGTCATCTTGACTTAGCTTAAAGGTGGTCCGCCAAACGGCCATTTTTTGTCCGGCATCTTCCGCTGTCGTATCAAACGCAATTGCCATTTTAGAAGCATCTTCCGCAAAAGTGGTCAAATCTTCTCTAGCGATGCCAGCTTGCCCGCCGGCGGCCACAATTTTTGCAATCCCATCAGCGGCAACCGGCAGCCTTCGGGACATATTTTTAATGTCTTCGCCCATCTCTTTGAACTGTTCTGGACTGTCAAAATCAACTACTTTACGTACAGACGCCATTTGGTCTTCAAAACGCATGGCCTGTCGTACTGGCGCCGCAAGCGCCGCTGCCAGCCCTATGGCTTCAACAATTTCGCCGCGATAGTTGGCACGGTTTTGAGCATTAGACTTCACAGATGACTGTGAGCTCCTCACCCTGTCTTGCGATTGCCGCAAGGAGTTTAGCTGCTGCCGCAGCGCTGCTGTCGCCCTGGCGTGCTGTTCTGCCGATATCGCACCTTCGCGATGCGCTCGATCCAGATTGCGCAATGCCGTGTTGGTCAAGTTGATCCGCTGATTCAAACCGGAAAGAGCGCTGGAAGAGCTGGTCATACCGGAAACAAAGCTGCCAATCCTGGCTGTCAAGTTGAAAGCCATTTCAAACACTTTTCCCGCCATCATCTTCCTCCTTTCTTCCAGATTTCTTTAGCGTCAGCCATCCACTCAGTCAGCTCATGCATTGTTAGCCCCAGAAAAAATTCAATCGAAGTAAAAGTAGCCTGCGAAAGTGTTAGGCAGGTTCTACGAAGAACCTGCCCCGTATTTAATTCACGGGCTATAAAGCCTTTCCCAGGAGCACATTTTGAACGGTAACAGTCAGCTTCATGAAATCAGGACCGGGGATATCCAAAACATCATCAATTGGAGCTCCAGCCAGTTTTGCCGCAATGACAGCTGCATAGGTGTTGGAAAACTGAATGGTGGGAGACCGATCTCCCAACTGCCTGGCTTCGTTTTCCGCGTCCAACAAGTCCCGACCGCGCAGCGTATCGGGATCTTTCAGGGTAATTTCCTTGGTTTCTTTGCCGTTGATAGTAACGGGCTTGGTAAATTTAATAAGCATATACCGTCCTCCTACATAATGGCTTCGCGAAGCTCGGCCAGATAATCGACACCGTCAATCACACAAATGTAGTTGATTTTGTCGATTTCAATTTTGTCGGCTCCGTCCAGCGTAATCTTCAAGTACGTGACTTCAAACTCATTGGATGCGTCAGACCCTGCACCCACTTCAAACTTGCCCGGGTCCGTTTTTTTAGGCCGGCAGCGCGTCGCAACACGGACCGGAATGGTTCGGATTGTCCCCGAAGCTCCATCTTGCGACTGAATGCCACCCCGCAGCTCCAGTTCATGCACCTTGGGAGCTGACAAGCCCAAAAGGAAGTCGGTAATGGTTCGATATTTCAGCCCCAACGTCATACTTTTATAATGACCGGTCACGGGAGCATCATACTCGCCGCCAATCCCAGCACCTTTTACGGTTTCCGTCAGCGCTTCCAAGCTTGGCAATTGAGCATCTACAATGCCCTTTACATCACTGCTGCCGGACTCATACACCCGAAAGTCTTGCAACAACTCAGGAATCTCGTTTTTCGCCATGTCTTACACCTCCTACTCAAATAACGTCTTCAAGTACGAAGGATCGTACTCAACAATGAAATCCAATTCACGGCCAGGACCAGGCGGCGCGACATACACATGCCAACGAACAATGCCGTCCATTAAGTCCGTAGTGGGGTTTTCTTCTTCTAAGAAAGCCACCCTACCGCCAACAATCCACCCGCGGGCCACTAAGCCCTGCAGCCAAATGTTTGCACTGTCCAATACGGTTTCAATCAAACGGCGATTCGTTGGATCATCTACCTTTTGCCAGAAGGTCAAAATCAACGTGTTGTTGATCCAGTCGAGCATGCGGCGAATCGGAATAAAGGCGTCTTTGGGATCTGTGTTCCCCGGATAGCAGCCGGTTCTATTGCCCCAAAGCTTCCAACCGCCGACAAAATTCAACGCCGTCACAATTCCCTGCCCGTTCAAGTAGGCCGCCTGTTCTGGTCCCAAGCTTACTTCGGTTCCATCTGCAAGAACGGCGGAATCAACCTGCAGGCTTTTGTTCGAAGGAGATACATAGGGAACGTCCTCGTATCCAGCATCCGTTCGGCAAATAACGCCTGCGGCTTGGGTGCTTAAGCGGAACGTTTCGGATCCCAATTTGCCAAGCGGCCAGCACACAACCTGCCGGCTGTTTGTATAATTGGATTGCTCTTTCCATGCAGCGACCGCACTATACTGCTTTACTGTGTCCGTAGGCACGTCCGTCAGCACAATGCACTTGAAATGGCCGTTGATATTCCCTGCCTTGGCCGTCATGACTGCAGCAACCGCAGAGTTATGACTCCACCCTGGGGCTAAGATTTGTCCAAGCACCAACCGGAACAATGGGAATACCCGATTCACCAGTTCCAGGCCCTTATAATTGCCGGTTTCTACGTCAACACCGCCGATAATTTCAGCACTGGTAACGGCTTGCGGGTTCAATTTTGTGAACGACACCGAAAGACTTGCCTGCTCTGCCGGAATGGTCCCGGTTGACAACCTGGTGACAATCAAGTCGCCGTAATCATCAAAGGCAGCCGTGTAGTCGCTGTTTTTCACCAAGTCGCTACTAGAACCAGACGTCAGTTTTACTTTAAGAGTCTCCAGCAAAACGGCCGCTCCGGTTATTTTCCCAACACTATTCGTCAGCGTTAGCGCTTGGCTCGGGACTTCTGTTTTATGCGTCGCCGGATCCAGTACGTTAACAAAAACCACCGGCGCCACATTGAAAAGAGCAAAATGAGACTTCATAAATTCGCAAAGCGTGTAGCTTCCCCAGTCCGAATGATAGCCAAGCTGTGCCACCGCTTCTGCGTAGGTATAGCAAAGCACCGGCTTATTAGCCGGCGCTGCACTCTTAGCTAAATGCAGCGGCGCTGTGCCAAATACTACTGGCAAGCCCGCGCTGATTCGAGCAGGAGGAACGATGGACGTAGGAACCTCACTGCCATAAACGCCATGTCTGTATGCCATTCGTTATTTCCCTCCTTTTCGATAATGATCAAGAACTGCTTGATAAAGAGCATTTTCAGCGCTCCCAGCCTGAGTCACAGCCGCTTCCGCCACCGCGAACTGCTCAACTGGTACAAACAGTCCCTTAATAGCCGGACACTCTTCCGGCAAGCCGCTAATATGCTGTGGCAACCCTTCGCCGATAAAAACCTGATAGCGATGCAAAGCGCCGCCGGGGATATTAGGACCAATATAAATTACTTGTTTTGGCTTTTCAGCCGTTTCGTTCACTTCCTGGTACGTTGTCTCCATAGACTTCTTCCTCCATTCTCGCTTGTGGTTGCGGGATGATCCATGTCGTATCTAACATGCAAACCGCCTCAGGGTATGGCATTTCGCCTTCCGGGAATTCAATTTTCAGCGGAAGCTGCAGTCTAAACCGCTTGTCTACCATCCGCTGCTGCAGCAACGCTTGGCGGATCCGCTCAGCGACATTGACGCAGTCCCTCCAAAAACCATCATCCGTGGCGCGCGTACCAATTAAAATAACGATCTTCGCCGTAGACTGCCTGTCTTCGTCGAGTACTTGAGTCAACCGAACAATTACATAAGGACAAATGGAATCATCCTCATCGTCCAGCGGCAGATACCCAGAATAGACAACAGGAGCCGCAAGCAGCTTCTTCGTTGGCAATCGAAAACCAGCGACCTTTTCGCGCACAAAAGCGCTTAAACTATCAACCAACATTAAAGGCGTCATCGTCCACCTCCTTCAAACATCCTACTGAGTTCATGTTCCATTCTTTTTTCCAACATTTCCGCTGAACGAGCTTCTACATGATTCTGTACGTTTTCATTTTCAAGCATTTGAGGAACAGATGGACCATACCTTTGAACTATCGGAAACCGATCCTTTCCAAGTCGATTAAAAACACCTAAATGGCCTGATTTCATTCTTGCCAAAAAGGCCCCCTTAATCATCCCGCCACCACTACTATGCTTCACTTGCGCTTTTAGTCTTCTTTGCTTTCTTTTAGGTATATTTTTAGGATTTACTTTGAAATAGGTTAATGCTCTAGGACGACCTTTGGAACGAACAAAAGCCGACAGGTTAGAAGACGAAGCTTTTTCTATCGAAATAGTTTCCCTTATCCTTTTTGACTGTATTACATACTCGTTTCGCACTCCACGCACAGCCTCTGTTCTCGCCGTTTCAGCCGAACGATTAATAGCGCTAGCTGCAGCTCGAGGAATGGCACGCGGAAATCGCTTAATCATCGTTTGAATTTTATCCAACTGTCCATTCCCTAATTCAATCATGAGTCATTCAGTCCAATCGTAATTTCATACATCCCGAGTTGCTCCACGCAATCAATTACCGTATATGGATCATCATCTAGCACCAGCCGTTTTCCTTGCTTGGGGCGTCTAGGCAAATCAGCAGCCTTCACGAACAACTTTTTGACCGACAAAAAGATTCCGTCAAACTGCTGCTTCTCGCCGCCAGAGCGGACCGTGAAGTTGTCGTCATCCACAACGCAGCACACCGTTTGCCCGTTAATGGAATGCTGCTCTGCAAATTCATCGGGATTTAAAAAGACCGCCGAGATATCGGCGGCCATAACGTCTTTCAAGCCCATTAGCCGATACGAACAGCGGCAGTTGTTCCTGCCGTGGCTTTAGCGGCAAAGGCAAAACCAGCTGGCGTATGGTCGGTTGCGGTCTTCGTCAATTTATTGGCAGTGTCGTCCCAATACAGAGCGTCTCCAGCTACAAAAGCTGCAGTAGAATCCGCCGGCAGTTGGTATACACCGTCTAATCCCACCGAACCGGTAGCGCCAACCGCAATAGGCTCTTGTGCAATCCCGATGCGCGTAAGCAGAGGCACTACTTCAAGATAGGCAATGGCTTCAGCGCCTCCATTGGTATAGTCCATTACATTTCCTTTTTGTACAAATACGGCTTCAGACATTACTCTTCAGCTCCTTTCTTATTTACCAGGATTCTTATACAGGCCGCGATAGTCGAGATTATTCACACCGTAGTCGATGTAAATTCTCCACTTCATTCCCAAGACGTCGAATGCAACTTGAGACTCAAGGGTAGGCGTCTGTACGCCATTGAGATACGTGACCTCAATCGTATCTACTAAGCCGGCGGCGGCCGCTAAATACCAAGCATCTACACTGTAAGTATCAAGCTCAGCATCGCAAATAGGCTCCAACCGTCCAGTAAACGGATTGCGCACGCCAGAATTGCTGGAAGCCGGATCCGTTACACTAACAAGCAACTGTTCTGTTTTCGTTTCCAACGCTGCCGGAATTAGAATATAACGCGGAGCAATATTGAGAGTCTCTTTGCTTCGAATATTTTTCTGCGTCCGCATAGCAGTACGGCCAGCGCCGATCGTCTCAACAGATGGCACGGCTCCTGTTGCAGCCAAATTACCACGCTGAGAAGTATAAATACCAGACGATACTAGCGTTTTATAAACCAGCTTATTGATTCCGCGATTTGCAGCTGCCGCATAACGGCTAGGAATGCGAGTCAACGCCGAAAGGTCGTCATTGATAATCGCCTGCCGAGTCAAACTGAACGAACGTCCAAAAGTCAGCACTGATTTTTTAGTGCTATCTTCCGTCACGGCATCATGCTTGAATTCCCCATTTGCCGTCATCTGCACCAATTCATCCGCCTC
Proteins encoded:
- a CDS encoding phage tail protein I, which encodes MADIQSIRLVDLLPPSIRGDPQVQAAAAALDGELAKVTSLIQETFLLARIDELSEPVLDLLAWQLHVDFYEPVGFSIEKKRALVKQSIAWHRKKGTPWAVEQVLSAAFAHSEVKEWFEYNGSPYRFKVMTIDSLPDDAAYQNLVKAINTVKNTRSWLDGIEIKRDITVGDGSGGKSLYFGFLSGIGGKKTVGLPMPTGANLQRNIGFARQLGGFLHVNLSLPTSAPVNLFRGVAVGRAGTITIGRRQ
- a CDS encoding baseplate J/gp47 family protein, with product MLAGLPEIQFCETAVDSIESAVITTYEAITGRTLAQGDPVRLFLQSVAAIIVQQRVLIDYSAKQNLLAYSEGDFLDHIGALTGVPRLDASAAKTTLRFILSVLQPQVVTIPAGTRATTENNVVFATTSAVEIPIGGVTADAPAACLTVGASGNGYVAGQVNKFVDPLPWVQSVSNITTSAGGADIESDDSLRERIHQSPESFSTAGPDGAYEFWAKTAHQLITDVAVYSPAPGEVEIRPLLAGGEIPGAEILEAVHAACNDRKIRPLTDHVAVLAPEIVPYDLSATYYIARANATTSLAIQTAVSAAVADYVTWQKSKIGRDINPTELMYRVRAAGAHRVVISSPAFAVVERQQVAVARSVALTFGGLEDG
- a CDS encoding phage tail protein, which gives rise to MSIGTFGELTFEVSDSKVRTIDEFKRKTAAKFEEHAILGLKPKLEFIAPGLAEISFQVVFSALLGTSPLKEIEQLKETMQKGEYQSLVIGGKVLGDFVIESMAESWKHIDNKGNLLHAAVDLSLKEYVTGK
- a CDS encoding phage baseplate assembly protein V; the encoded protein is MPPGIEEIVRIGTVVSVDEATHRVRVEWNDRGNMVSYDLPVLVPSTCDPQDYALPKEKTDVLCVFLPNGQQQGFVVGSFYTEANPPPIADRKKWLKKFEDGSQIEYDRATKKINIQAAGDVHVVGDVIADGVSLKKHTHPESIGSVTGPPG
- a CDS encoding tail protein X; amino-acid sequence: MTKLYSTIQGDTWDIIALRQTGSEKNMNLLIAANPRHNSTVIFSAGVQLTIPDIPATATTTLPPWKR
- a CDS encoding phage tail tape measure protein, producing MMAGKVFEMAFNLTARIGSFVSGMTSSSSALSGLNQRINLTNTALRNLDRAHREGAISAEQHARATAALRQQLNSLRQSQDRVRSSQSSVKSNAQNRANYRGEIVEAIGLAAALAAPVRQAMRFEDQMASVRKVVDFDSPEQFKEMGEDIKNMSRRLPVAADGIAKIVAAGGQAGIAREDLTTFAEDASKMAIAFDTTAEDAGQKMAVWRTTFKLSQDDVRSLANQINYLSDISPTTANGISAIVTRVGALGGLSGLAAGEVAALGSAMPGLEEEVAATSLKKLFTVMTAGFSATKTQRGMMEALGFDAENLAVRMQEDAKGAVLDFLGAIKQLPAADQMSYISEIFGEEGKAGIGILLQNLDIVSSNFQIIGDTTKFASSMQREFESRASTTSNQLQLLANNMAIVGMTAGNILLPHINDLALKMITVAEWVDNLNQKYPGLTNTIVVGTAAVIGLRIATFTLGYGFSLLMAPITAANAAMVILTNSTERAALVARIMAHTQGLQTAAQWLFNASLYGCPVVWIIGGIMALVAAGYLLYSNWDWISAKGSELWGDLQEGAGEACDAVGGFFATLPDDVAYALGYMVGYLETMPERATLYAYETADALGTWIGEGVDSATQFISTLPENTAAALSNFLQNIELWGSEVYNSVVNWFSRIPDAITSAIGRAGTFVSNLADSTAASFDAGRNAGSDISVAANANGGIYGRGSFLTTFAEEGAEAAIPLDGSPRALSLWAQAGEMLGIRPGGGGGTIVATFSPAITIYGTPEPGQVESEVEKANRSFLDFLHDERRLSFADD
- a CDS encoding phage tail assembly protein, yielding MLIKFTKPVTINGKETKEITLKDPDTLRGRDLLDAENEARQLGDRSPTIQFSNTYAAVIAAKLAGAPIDDVLDIPGPDFMKLTVTVQNVLLGKAL
- a CDS encoding phage major tail tube protein, with the translated sequence MAKNEIPELLQDFRVYESGSSDVKGIVDAQLPSLEALTETVKGAGIGGEYDAPVTGHYKSMTLGLKYRTITDFLLGLSAPKVHELELRGGIQSQDGASGTIRTIPVRVATRCRPKKTDPGKFEVGAGSDASNEFEVTYLKITLDGADKIEIDKINYICVIDGVDYLAELREAIM
- a CDS encoding phage tail sheath family protein translates to MAYRHGVYGSEVPTSIVPPARISAGLPVVFGTAPLHLAKSAAPANKPVLCYTYAEAVAQLGYHSDWGSYTLCEFMKSHFALFNVAPVVFVNVLDPATHKTEVPSQALTLTNSVGKITGAAVLLETLKVKLTSGSSSDLVKNSDYTAAFDDYGDLIVTRLSTGTIPAEQASLSVSFTKLNPQAVTSAEIIGGVDVETGNYKGLELVNRVFPLFRLVLGQILAPGWSHNSAVAAVMTAKAGNINGHFKCIVLTDVPTDTVKQYSAVAAWKEQSNYTNSRQVVCWPLGKLGSETFRLSTQAAGVICRTDAGYEDVPYVSPSNKSLQVDSAVLADGTEVSLGPEQAAYLNGQGIVTALNFVGGWKLWGNRTGCYPGNTDPKDAFIPIRRMLDWINNTLILTFWQKVDDPTNRRLIETVLDSANIWLQGLVARGWIVGGRVAFLEEENPTTDLMDGIVRWHVYVAPPGPGRELDFIVEYDPSYLKTLFE
- a CDS encoding phage tail protein: MIELGNGQLDKIQTMIKRFPRAIPRAAASAINRSAETARTEAVRGVRNEYVIQSKRIRETISIEKASSSNLSAFVRSKGRPRALTYFKVNPKNIPKRKQRRLKAQVKHSSGGGMIKGAFLARMKSGHLGVFNRLGKDRFPIVQRYGPSVPQMLENENVQNHVEARSAEMLEKRMEHELSRMFEGGGR
- a CDS encoding DUF2190 family protein, yielding MSEAVFVQKGNVMDYTNGGAEAIAYLEVVPLLTRIGIAQEPIAVGATGSVGLDGVYQLPADSTAAFVAGDALYWDDTANKLTKTATDHTPAGFAFAAKATAGTTAAVRIG